The following are encoded together in the Triticum dicoccoides isolate Atlit2015 ecotype Zavitan chromosome 6B, WEW_v2.0, whole genome shotgun sequence genome:
- the LOC119326143 gene encoding uncharacterized protein LOC119326143, producing the protein MTKQKQEQAATPGPALFSLHPTLFFLFSSLDTNFQFTPAATKRQPATRKADEDEPSHSQGDDGRPAAMDHVRKRHQEKGFLYDCFFMLCCCFFCHEACEHCRKRFCCCRNKDE; encoded by the exons ATGACAAAACAGAAGCAGGAGCAAGCTGCCACCCCCGGCCCCGCTCTCTTCTCCCTCCACCCTACACTTTTCTTCCTATTCTCGTCGCTAGATACCAACTTCCAGTTCACCCCCGCCGCGACCAAGAGGCAGCCGGCGACGAGGAAGGCGGACGAGGACGAACCTTCGCACTCGCAGGGCGATGACGGGAGGCCGGCGGCCATGGATCATGTCAGGAAGCGCCACCAAGAGAAGGGCTTCCTCTATGACTG CTTCTTCATGCTGTGCTGCTGCTTCTTCTGCCATGAGGCCTGCGAGCACTGCCgcaagcgcttctgctgctgccgcAACAAGGACGAATGA